The stretch of DNA TGCGATAGGCATCAGTTCGATGGCGGTGATCCCCAGTTCTGCCAGGTAGGGCAGGCGTTCCTGCGCGGCGCGGTAGGTGCCTTCCGGGGTAAAGGTGCCCACGTGCAGCTCGTAAAACACGCAGTCTTCCAGCTTCAGGCCACGCCAGTTGGTGTTCACCCACTCGTGTTCTTCCACGTTCACCACTTCGGCTTCGCCGTGAACGCCATCAGGCAAAAACTGGGCGTAGGGATCTGGCCGGGGCACGCCGTCCAGCAAGAAAATGTAGCGGGAGTCGGCGCCGACAGGCAATTCAGTTTCAAAAAAACCGTTGCCCTGTGCTGGCATAGGGTAGATTTGTCCGTCTACCCGCACCTCGACTTGCTGGGCGGTGGTTGTCCAGACCCTGAAGCGGGTTCCGCCCCCAGGAACAGGATGAGCGCCGAGGCGAGAAGCGTGGGCGGCAGTTTCGGGGAGGTGCGCGTTCAGATTCGAGTCAGAATTCGGGGCTGAATTCGGTTGGGTCTGGTCAGAAGTGGTCATGGTCAGTCTCCTTGAGCAGGCCCGCCTCACGCCAAACAAATTGCTACAGCCAAAAAGACCCGGCGTGAGCGGGCGACGGATCAGCGTAGGAACCGCGCGCCTGACAACAGTGAGAGCAAGGTAAAGTCGGCTTGCCGCTTTCGGAGATTCACCGGAGAACAGAAGCGAGAAAAGAATATTTCGCGCAGAAACACAGCAAAGACAAGGGCAGACCCACACCCGGCAGCCTGCCTCTGTAGTGTTAAGCTTAAGCGCGTTTACACCGGTAGAGCTTGACGCTTCGGCCTTTCAGGGTTGTCTCCTCGCCAGCCTTCACCATCTCCCCGGCGTGGTCGTCGCTGGTATCCAGCAGCAATTCCCACTCGCCGCAACTGTCGAGGTCAGGCAGTTTGAAAGGCAGATCGACATAGGTTCCCGAGAGCAACAGCAGGAGGTCGTCGTCGCGCAGGGGATTGCCCTCAGCGTCCACGTCATCCAGCCCGTCGCCGTCCAGGAACATGCCCAGCGATTGGGTCTGGGGGTTGTACCAGTCCTCGTCGCTCATCTGCTGGCCGTCGAAGCGCAGCCACACGATGTCACTCACGTCTTCGCCGCGAATGGTGCGCCCGCTGAAAAACTTGCGGCGGTGCAGCGCCGGGTGCGCCTTGCGCAGCGCGATCAGCTTGCGCGTGAAGGCCAAGAGTTCCTCGTCGATGTTGGCCCAGTCGTACCAACTGATCTCGTTGTCCTGGCAGTAGGCGTTGTTGTTGCCGCCCTGCGTACGCCCCAGTTCATCGCCGCCCAGAATCATGGGTGTGCCCTGACACAGCAGCAGGGTCGCCAGCAGATTGCGCTGCTGCTGGCGGCGCAGGGCATTCACTTCCGCGTCGTCAGTTTCGCCCTCCACGCCGCAATTCCAGCTCTTGTTGTCGTTGTGGCCGTCCTGGTTGCCTTCCCCGTTGGCGTCGTTGTGCTTCTGGTTATAGGTTACCGTGTCGCGCAGCGTAAAGCCGTCGTGGGCGGTCACAAAGTTGATGCTGGCATACGGCTTGCGCCCGTCGTTCTGGTACAGGTCGCTGCTTCCGGTCAGGCGGTAGCCGATGTCGCGGGCCAGTCCGCCCTCGCCCTGCCAGAAGGCCCGCATATCGTCGCGGTAGATGCCGTTCCACTCGGCCCAGTTGACCGGGAAGTTGCCCACCTGATAGCCGCCCTCGCCCACATCCCACGGCTCGGCAATCAGTTTGACCTGCCCGATGATCGGATCCTGATGGATGATGGTAAAAAAGCCCGAGAGCTGGTCGACTTCGTGCAGGCCGCGTGCCAACGTACTGGCGAGGTCAAAGCGGAAGCCGTCAACGTGCATATCCGTGACCCAGTAGCGCAAGGAATCCATGATCAGTTGCAGCGTTTGCGGATGGCGCACGTTCAGGCTGTTGCCGGTGCCCGTGTAATCAAAGTAAAAGCGCGGGTTTTCGGCCACCAAGCGGTAATAGGTAGGGTTGTCGATGCCCTTGAAACTCAGGGTCGGCCCCATGTGGTTGCCTTCGGCGGTGTGGTTGTATACCACATCCAGAATCACTTCTATTCCGGCGGCGTGCAGCGCCCGCACCATGTTCTTGAATTCGGGTACGGCCCCGGCTGGGTCGCCCCGCCGCGCCGCCGCCGAATACCGTACATCGGGGGCAAAGAAGCTGAGGGTGGAATAGCCCCAGTAGTTGGTCAGGCCCTTGTCGAGCAGAAAGGGGTCGTCGAGGTGCTGATGCACGGGCAAAAACTCGATGGCCGTGATGCCCAGGTCTTTGAGGTATTTGATGACGGGCTCGGTGGCCACGCCCGCATAGGTGCCGCGCAGGGCTTCGGGCACCTCAGGGTGCGTCATGGTCAGGCCTTTTACATGCGCCTCGTAGATCACCGACTGGTGAAAAGGCACGTTGGGCTTGGTGTCGCCGACCCAGTTGAAGCCGGGATCGACCACGATGCCCAGCGGTGCGCCGCGCTGTTCCCCGGTCTGCATCACGTCGTCGGAGCCGCCCGGCACGTAGCCGAACACGCCTTCGGCAAAGCGTTCGGTGCCGTCCAGCGCCTTGGCGTAAGGGTCGAGCAGCACCACGTTAGGATTAAAACGCAGGCCTTCTTCGGGGGCGTATTCGCCGTGCACACGGTAGCCGTAGCGTTGGCCGGGGTTCACGCTGGGCAGGTAGCCGTGCCATACGAAAGCAGTCTGTTCCCGAATCGGAATGCGGGTTTCCAGGCCCCCTTCATCGAACAGACACAGTTCTACGTTCGTGGCGTTTTCGGAATACAGGGCAAAGTTGGTGCCCTGACCATCCCAGGTAGCCCCCAGTGGGTAGGGTTTGCCGGGACGAATCTTGGGCGGCGCTGAGGCCTGATCGGACTGTTGTGGGTTAGAAATCGCGGTCATAGTTTGGCTCTCTTTTCTGGGCCGAATACTGTACCCAGAGAGGGGATATGGATGGGATTGATCAGGGGAAGCCACTGAGTTGTCTGCTGGGCTGCCGTCTGGCTTGCCGAGTGGCCGTTCAGCAAATAGCGCCCCAGCACAGGCACGTCAGGGCAACTTTTACCCTAGTGGAAACGTTACCAGAAAGCTTTTTTGCTCTCATAGGGCAACCTTACACAACGCTCCATTCTCAAGAACATCTCAGGAGCCTGCCTAGACGTTTTAGGGGTGGGACGGGGAGGCGAGGGTGGGTAGGCTTTGGGTGGAACTCATCTTCTGTGCCCAACAAAAAGGCCCGCCGAGGCGTCTTGCCCCGGCGGCTTAATTTGGAGCGTTGAGTGGCTGCGTGGATGGGCTCTAGAAGCCGAGATTGCCGCGTGGCCCCATCAGGCGGGCCAGTTTTTCGGGTGTCCAGAGTTCGTAGGTGTACATGGGGTACTGGCGCTTAAAGCGGCCTACCTTGTCCCACACTTCCCGCGACTCAAAGGGCACCACCAGCAGCAGCCTGATGACGCTGTCTTCGGCGTCGTACACATAAAAATCAAAATAGAACGACTGCTCGCCGCCGCGTTCGGTAAACAGTGGGAAGGCAAATGGACGGTAGCGCCACGCCTTGTTCTTGTCGGTCAGGATCTGGGCGGCCACACGCTTCAGGTTGCTGTCGGCAAACGTCAACAGTTCTCCGTCGCGGTCTTTGAACGTTTTGGCAGGGTCGGGCGCGTCCAGTTGCACCCGCTTCAGCTCTGGCAGCGCCTTTTTGCCATTGATTCTGGGTGTAGGGCGGCGGTTGGTGGTTTTGGAAAACCCACCCTGCGAGAAGCTCCGCCCGCCTTCTGAACGCTGTGCGCCCCCGCTGCGTCCGGCTGGAGCGCGGTCATCGCTGCGTTCCTCGCCGCTGCGGACGTCTCCATCTCTGGCGTCCGGGTCACGGCTCCCCGCCCCGCCCCGCATTCCGCCGGGTCTGGAGCCTGTGGGCCGCACCCAACCAGACTTGGTGCCCGTTTTGGTCGACCTCAACTTAGAAGGCCGTGCGCCCGCTTTGGCCGCTCCTGCTTTGGCCTTCCCACCTGACTTGGCTGGCCCGACTTTTACGATGTCAGTTCGGCCAGAGCTGGAGGTGGGTCTGCCCGAATCTGGCCGCCCCGAATCCGTGCGGGCCTCGGTCTGAGAAGGTCGACTTCTGGCGCCGTCTCTCTCTCTGGCTGGGCCTGCTTTTCCTGAACCTGCCGCTGAGCCTGACTTAGAAAAACTGTTTTTTGCGCCGAAGCGTGAGGCACCGGCGCGGGCGCTCCCTGCCCTCCCCGTGCTGGTACTCTTGCCGCTTCCGGCGCTACTGATTTCACTGCCGCGTGCAGTGGTGCGCTCGCGGACAGGGGTGGTGTTTTCGCGGGTTGCCCCGCCCCGCCCCTGTGCCACATTGCGTTTTGGGGCGCGTCCCCGAGATCCCTTCTTTGGCCCCGTCATCCGGCCAGCATAGCCTAAAGGCGGTCAGTGGTTGGTGGTCAGGGGCCAGTGGGAACAGATGAGAGGTCAAGGATTGCCCCTGACCTCTGCCGTTGTTATTAAATTTTAGGAAATTTAGGCGCTGTGGTAGTGGTGGAAAATCAGATGTTTGCCCTTTCCACTCACCACCAACTGTTCTTTTTACTTCGCCAATCCCCGCACCACGCTCAGATCCACGAACTTGTTCAAATCCGGCACGTCCCGCGCAAAGCCTGCTTCTTTGTTCAGCTGCGCGTATTCGGCCAGCGTTTTCAGGTTGATCTCCCAGGTGACGCGGGTGCGCGACAGGGCCTTGAACAGTTCGGCGGTGTTGGGGCGCTTGCCCGTAAAGCTGTAGATCTGCTCGGCAATCGACTTTTGTGCCCCGGCGTTGCTGCCCTTAATAAAGTTGATGGCGGCGAGGTGACCCCGCAGCAGATCCTTCACCGCTTCAGGGTTCTGCGCGGCGTATTTGGTGTTCACGACCAATACGGTGGTGGTGTAGTTGCCGCCTTCCCAGATGGCCTTTTCGTTGGCGATCAGCTTCGCGCCCTGCGTTTCCATCACTGCGCCCCAGGGTTCCTGCACCAGCGCGGCGTCCACCTGTTTGGCGGCAAAGGCGGCGGGCATGTTGGCCGGGTCAATGGGCACAATCGTGACATTGCCGCCCTCATCGGTGGCTTTCAGGCTGTTCTGGTGCAGCAGGTGGCGCAGGCTGATGTCCTGCGTGCTGCCACGTGTGGGCACGGCGACCTTCTTACCGCTCAGGCTCTTGACGCCCTTCCAGGCCACGTCGCCGCGCCCCACCAACACGGCTCCGGCGTTGGCTGCGCCTGCCATCACCTGAATCGGCACGCCGCGCATAAAGGCGTTCATGGCGGGGCCGGGGCCGACGTAAGCCGCGTCAATCGCGCCCGCTGCAAAGGCCTCGTTGATCTGAGAACCGTTGGCAAATTCCTTGACCACCAGTTTGACGCCGCTGCCCAGTTCTTTCTGAAACAGGCCGCGCTGCACGGCCACCAGTCCGGCGGCGTGGGTCACGTTGGGAAACACGCCCACGCGGAGTTCTTTGGCCTGCTGTGCGCTGGCCTGGGTTCCCAGCACAGGGGCCAGCAGCGAGAGGGTCAGGAGGGAGAGAGGAGCAAGCTTCATGAGGCACAGAATAGCAGATAAGTTGAGTAAGTTTGTAAACTAGTAGGACTTCTGCCCGCCTTCATAGGTCATTTTGCTTCCCCTCCCTTCCCGCCCATCCGCCTACAATCGGGGCGTGACGGTTGCCGCTTCTAATCTTGCCAAACTCCTGCCCGCTGCCCCGGTGGGCAATCTCGTGTTGCTGCCGCAGGTGGCGCGTGCGGCCCTGTTTTCAGCCCACAACGGCCCCGCCGTGCTGCTGACCACCCCCGACCGGGCGGCCCTGTACGGTTCGGCGGGCGTGCTGGGCGCACCCGTGACCGTAAATCCCGGCTTGCGCGACTGGGACACCCGCCACGAGCATGTAGTGCTGGACGTGAACACGGCGCTGGACTTGTTTCCCGCCCGCCCAGACGACCACGCCCTGAGCCTGCGCGTGGGCAACAATTATCCGCGTGAGGAATTGCTGGCCCGTCTAGAACGTCTGGGCTACGAGCGCGATGAGGAACCCGGATACCAGTTGCGCGGCGACACCGTAGAACTGCGTCTGGAACCCGGTGCAGGCGTGCCAGCCGACGCCGAAGCGGTCTGGATTCGGGCCGAATTCTTTGGCGACGAGTTGGACACCCTGCGCCAATTGGTTCCCGGTGAGATGACTGGCGACAAGATCAAGGACTTTGTGCTGGAGCCCACCGCCGACTACCTGACCGACGTGAAATGGGACGCCACACGGCTAGAACTCTTACCGGGCCGCGTGTTCTTGGACGCCCCAGAGTTCTACGCGTCCTCGCTTGGCCCCCTCACCGATGTGCTGTGGACGCGCCTGCGGGGGCGCGAAGTCACGTCGTTTGGCCGTGCCCCGCTGGAACTGACCGACTTCGACCTGGGCCTGACAGTGCTGCCGTTCTACCGCGCCCGCCTGAGCGACCTGGAGCGGGACATCACCGAGTGGCGCGGGGCGGGCTACCGAGTCCTGATCCTCGTGCGCCATGACCGCACGGCGGCGTATCTGGCCGACAAACTGCTGAACACGCACGAAATCCCTTGGCTCAGCATTCCCCGCGTGCCGGAGGGCGGCCTCGGCTTCCTGCGGGCAGCGGGCGAGGGCGGCTTCGTGATTCCCGAACACCGCACCGTCGTTCTCACTGAAGACCTGATCTACGGCTTTCAGGGCGGCAGTGCGCTGCGCGGCAAGCGGCTGAACGGCAAACCCGTCACCGACGCGCTGGGCCTGCATGTGGGCGACTACCTGATTCACCCTGAACACGGCATCGGGCAGTTTCAGGGCCTGGAGACGCGCACGGTGCTGGGCGTCACGCGCGATTACCTGAATCTGGATTACCGCGCAGGCGCACGCCTCAGCGTTCCAATAGAGCAATTGCCTGTGTTGCGGCGGCATCCCGGCACCACCGACGACCCGCCCGTGCTGAGCAGCTTCGACAAAAAGGACTGGGCGCGGGCCAAAGAGCGGGCACGCAAAAACGCCGAGGAAGTGGCCGGAAAACTGCTGGTGCAGTACGCGGCCCGGCAGGTCACGCCCGGCAACAGCTTTCCGCCGCAGCCGGAGTGGGATTCGGTGGTCGAGGCCAACTTCAAATTTGAACTCACCGCCGATCAAAAAACCTCATTAAAAGAAACCATGCGCGATCTGGAGGCTCCCAACCCCGCAGATCGCCTGATTTCCGGCGACGTGGGTTTCGGCAAAACCGAAGTGGCCCTGCGTGCCGCCCACCGAGTGATCGGGCACGGCAAACAGGTGGCGATCTTGGTGCCCACCACCCTGCTGGCCGAGCAGCACACCTCTACCTTCGTCGAACGCTTCAAGAGCCTGCCCGTGCGGGTGGAAGGCCTGTCGCGCTTTACGGGCGACAAGCAGGCCAAAGCGATTCTGGGCGAGCTTGCTGCGGGCAAAGTGGACATCATCATCGGCACGCACCGCCTGCTCAGCGCCGATATTCAGTTCAAAGACCTGGGCCTGATCATTGTAGATGAGGAACACCGATTCGGCGTAAGCCAGAAGGAAAAACTGCGTGCCCTGCGCGGGATGCCGGATACAAAAGACGGCAAACTGGACATCCCAGAGGGAACGAAGGCAGTAGATACGCTGGCGCTCTCGGCCACGCCCATTCCCCGCACGCTGTACATGAGCATGGTGGGCCTGCGCGACATGAGCAGCATCCAGACACCGCCGAAGGGCCGCAAACCTATCCAGACTATCCTCGCGCCCTTCGATCCGGTTACCGTGCGGGACGCCATCCTCTCGGAAATCGAGCGCGGCGGCAAGGTGTTTTACATCCATGACCGCATCGCCTCCATCGGCGCACGCAGCCTGTATCTACGGAACCTGATTCCCGAGGCCCGAATTGGGGTGGCCCACGGGCGCATGAACGAAGAAGAATTGGAAGAAATCATGATGGGCTTCGAGCAGGGCGCGTTCGACGTGCTGGTGTCCACCACCATCGTGGAAACTGGGCTGGACATTCCCGAGGCCAATACCATCCTGATCGAGCGCAGTGACCGCCTCGGCCTCGCGCAGCTCTACCAGCTTCGGGG from Deinococcus sp. QL22 encodes:
- the glgX gene encoding glycogen debranching protein GlgX codes for the protein MTAISNPQQSDQASAPPKIRPGKPYPLGATWDGQGTNFALYSENATNVELCLFDEGGLETRIPIREQTAFVWHGYLPSVNPGQRYGYRVHGEYAPEEGLRFNPNVVLLDPYAKALDGTERFAEGVFGYVPGGSDDVMQTGEQRGAPLGIVVDPGFNWVGDTKPNVPFHQSVIYEAHVKGLTMTHPEVPEALRGTYAGVATEPVIKYLKDLGITAIEFLPVHQHLDDPFLLDKGLTNYWGYSTLSFFAPDVRYSAAARRGDPAGAVPEFKNMVRALHAAGIEVILDVVYNHTAEGNHMGPTLSFKGIDNPTYYRLVAENPRFYFDYTGTGNSLNVRHPQTLQLIMDSLRYWVTDMHVDGFRFDLASTLARGLHEVDQLSGFFTIIHQDPIIGQVKLIAEPWDVGEGGYQVGNFPVNWAEWNGIYRDDMRAFWQGEGGLARDIGYRLTGSSDLYQNDGRKPYASINFVTAHDGFTLRDTVTYNQKHNDANGEGNQDGHNDNKSWNCGVEGETDDAEVNALRRQQQRNLLATLLLCQGTPMILGGDELGRTQGGNNNAYCQDNEISWYDWANIDEELLAFTRKLIALRKAHPALHRRKFFSGRTIRGEDVSDIVWLRFDGQQMSDEDWYNPQTQSLGMFLDGDGLDDVDAEGNPLRDDDLLLLLSGTYVDLPFKLPDLDSCGEWELLLDTSDDHAGEMVKAGEETTLKGRSVKLYRCKRA
- a CDS encoding ABC transporter substrate-binding protein, producing the protein MKLAPLSLLTLSLLAPVLGTQASAQQAKELRVGVFPNVTHAAGLVAVQRGLFQKELGSGVKLVVKEFANGSQINEAFAAGAIDAAYVGPGPAMNAFMRGVPIQVMAGAANAGAVLVGRGDVAWKGVKSLSGKKVAVPTRGSTQDISLRHLLHQNSLKATDEGGNVTIVPIDPANMPAAFAAKQVDAALVQEPWGAVMETQGAKLIANEKAIWEGGNYTTTVLVVNTKYAAQNPEAVKDLLRGHLAAINFIKGSNAGAQKSIAEQIYSFTGKRPNTAELFKALSRTRVTWEINLKTLAEYAQLNKEAGFARDVPDLNKFVDLSVVRGLAK
- a CDS encoding DEAD/DEAH box helicase is translated as MTVAASNLAKLLPAAPVGNLVLLPQVARAALFSAHNGPAVLLTTPDRAALYGSAGVLGAPVTVNPGLRDWDTRHEHVVLDVNTALDLFPARPDDHALSLRVGNNYPREELLARLERLGYERDEEPGYQLRGDTVELRLEPGAGVPADAEAVWIRAEFFGDELDTLRQLVPGEMTGDKIKDFVLEPTADYLTDVKWDATRLELLPGRVFLDAPEFYASSLGPLTDVLWTRLRGREVTSFGRAPLELTDFDLGLTVLPFYRARLSDLERDITEWRGAGYRVLILVRHDRTAAYLADKLLNTHEIPWLSIPRVPEGGLGFLRAAGEGGFVIPEHRTVVLTEDLIYGFQGGSALRGKRLNGKPVTDALGLHVGDYLIHPEHGIGQFQGLETRTVLGVTRDYLNLDYRAGARLSVPIEQLPVLRRHPGTTDDPPVLSSFDKKDWARAKERARKNAEEVAGKLLVQYAARQVTPGNSFPPQPEWDSVVEANFKFELTADQKTSLKETMRDLEAPNPADRLISGDVGFGKTEVALRAAHRVIGHGKQVAILVPTTLLAEQHTSTFVERFKSLPVRVEGLSRFTGDKQAKAILGELAAGKVDIIIGTHRLLSADIQFKDLGLIIVDEEHRFGVSQKEKLRALRGMPDTKDGKLDIPEGTKAVDTLALSATPIPRTLYMSMVGLRDMSSIQTPPKGRKPIQTILAPFDPVTVRDAILSEIERGGKVFYIHDRIASIGARSLYLRNLIPEARIGVAHGRMNEEELEEIMMGFEQGAFDVLVSTTIVETGLDIPEANTILIERSDRLGLAQLYQLRGRVGRRAQTAYAYLFYPPRMTENAQRRLWAIADLQDLGSGHLLAEKDMEIRGVGNILGEEQHGHVQAVSIDVYTEMLAEAVARLKGEKTKAPASVSIDLPINARLSPEYFATPEGQPDDEARIAAYGRLSEARTLQAVSRVERDLRKKYGPPSPEVQNFIDLSKLRMTALAKRALSIGETMTHLQITFAYKSLDYDAAGLRNYPHRTEVQTFPPSVKLEKRGIKPDDYARTLIDLLGYFG